From one Desulfobaculum xiamenense genomic stretch:
- a CDS encoding sodium-dependent transporter, translated as MNEREQWGSRIGFILAAVGSAIGLGNIWRFPYMAYENGGGAFLIPYIFAMLTAGIPFMILEFGLGHKFRGSAPKTFAAINPKWEWLGWMQVLVAFVISVYYIAIIGWSIAYTGFAVTQAWGEAPKDFFFGSFLGLTGSPFDLGGIQNTILIAMLIGWGITWAACVSGVKTGIERAGKVLMPTLFVLLLVMIARVVSLPGAQEGLNWLFKPDFSALSNYKVWVAAYGQIFFTLSIGFAIMIAYSSYLPKKADINNNACMTVFINCGFSMAAGVMIFSVLGYMAAKQGVGVNEVVSGGVGLAFITIPTAINLMPMPALFGTLFFLSLTMAGVSSHISIVEACISAFMDKMEWSRAKATNIICGVGLVVSLAFCTGAGLLILDIVDHFINNFGIMGAALVEIFFVAWLCNLDVVRDHVNRNSEFYVGTVWSVCLRFVTVPMLAFLFVTNLWGDLSTLYGGYSLVSIVTLGWVVFVATVVVGFMLQARRSPADFVSITDNSLRR; from the coding sequence ATGAACGAACGTGAACAGTGGGGTTCGAGGATCGGTTTCATCCTCGCGGCCGTCGGCTCGGCCATCGGTCTCGGTAACATCTGGCGCTTCCCGTACATGGCCTATGAGAATGGCGGCGGCGCATTCCTGATTCCCTACATCTTCGCCATGCTCACCGCTGGCATTCCGTTCATGATTCTTGAGTTCGGCCTCGGCCACAAATTCCGTGGCAGCGCGCCCAAGACCTTCGCGGCCATCAATCCCAAGTGGGAGTGGCTGGGCTGGATGCAGGTGCTGGTGGCCTTCGTCATCTCCGTGTACTACATAGCCATCATCGGCTGGTCCATCGCCTACACCGGCTTCGCCGTGACCCAGGCCTGGGGTGAAGCGCCCAAGGACTTCTTCTTCGGCAGCTTCCTCGGTCTGACCGGCTCGCCCTTCGATCTGGGCGGCATCCAGAATACGATCCTCATCGCCATGCTCATCGGCTGGGGCATCACCTGGGCGGCTTGCGTCTCCGGCGTCAAGACCGGCATTGAGCGCGCAGGCAAGGTTCTCATGCCCACCCTGTTCGTGCTGCTGCTCGTCATGATCGCGCGCGTGGTGTCGCTGCCCGGCGCGCAGGAAGGCCTCAACTGGCTCTTCAAGCCCGACTTCAGCGCCCTTTCCAACTACAAGGTGTGGGTCGCCGCGTACGGACAGATCTTCTTCACTCTGTCCATCGGCTTCGCCATCATGATCGCCTACTCGAGCTACCTGCCCAAGAAGGCCGACATCAATAACAACGCCTGCATGACTGTGTTCATCAACTGCGGCTTCTCCATGGCCGCGGGCGTCATGATCTTCTCCGTGCTCGGCTACATGGCCGCCAAGCAGGGCGTGGGCGTCAACGAAGTGGTTTCCGGCGGCGTGGGCCTGGCCTTCATCACCATTCCTACCGCTATCAATCTCATGCCCATGCCCGCGCTGTTCGGCACGCTGTTCTTCCTGTCCCTGACCATGGCCGGCGTCAGCTCCCACATTTCCATCGTGGAAGCCTGCATCTCTGCCTTCATGGACAAGATGGAGTGGAGCCGCGCCAAGGCCACCAACATCATCTGCGGCGTGGGCCTTGTCGTCTCGCTGGCCTTCTGCACCGGCGCAGGCCTGCTGATTCTCGACATCGTCGACCACTTCATCAACAACTTCGGCATTATGGGTGCGGCCCTCGTGGAGATATTCTTCGTGGCTTGGCTGTGTAACCTTGATGTCGTGCGCGACCACGTGAACCGCAACTCCGAGTTCTACGTCGGCACCGTGTGGTCCGTGTGCCTGCGCTTCGTCACCGTGCCCATGCTGGCCTTCCTGTTCGTCACCAATCTCTGGGGCGATCTGAGCACCCTGTACGGCGGCTACTCGCTGGTGAGCATCGTGACCCTCGGCTGGGTCGTGTTCGTCGCCACCGTCGTTGTCGGCTTCATGCTTCAGGCCAGAAGAAGCCCGGCCGATTTCGTTTCCATCACCGACAATTCCCTGAGGAGGTAA
- a CDS encoding MetS family NSS transporter small subunit: MSIEATIMMIIGLGITWGGAALCLRKAMCK; the protein is encoded by the coding sequence ATGTCCATCGAAGCAACCATCATGATGATCATCGGTCTCGGCATCACCTGGGGCGGCGCCGCCCTGTGTCTGCGCAAGGCCATGTGCAAGTAG
- a CDS encoding DUF2721 domain-containing protein: MTIEVLTSILQACISPCVLISGVGLLILSMTNRIGRPIDRIHLLLDRLRTASEADVPGMRRQIAILYNRCRVLRASISLALASVFLVSLVMLCLFGIHVMALHLENLVQGLFFAAIVCLVLSMAFFLWDIRMTLNSIGVEMELAHRNEK, translated from the coding sequence ATGACCATAGAAGTGCTCACGAGCATCCTGCAGGCGTGCATCAGCCCCTGCGTGCTCATTTCCGGCGTGGGCCTGCTCATTCTGTCTATGACCAACCGCATCGGTCGTCCCATCGACCGCATCCACCTGCTGCTGGACCGCCTGCGTACGGCGTCCGAGGCGGATGTTCCGGGCATGCGCAGGCAGATCGCCATTCTCTATAACCGCTGCCGTGTGCTGCGGGCGTCCATCTCCCTTGCGCTGGCCAGCGTGTTTCTGGTCAGCCTCGTCATGCTGTGCCTGTTCGGCATTCACGTCATGGCGTTGCATCTGGAGAATCTCGTGCAGGGGTTGTTCTTCGCGGCCATAGTCTGCCTGGTGCTGTCGATGGCCTTTTTCCTGTGGGATATACGAATGACGCTCAATTCCATCGGAGTCGAGATGGAATTGGCACACAGGAATGAGAAGTAG
- a CDS encoding NifB/NifX family molybdenum-iron cluster-binding protein: MTQDTIIAICGTRQDLDAPVEPVLGRANFFHIANLRTGETQALPNPYKDMREGCGVLCAQFLAERGVHAVLTGNCGPRAARALREAGLSISYPHTGSVREAMESFRLKRTSSPQNPEAQPRIPD, translated from the coding sequence ATGACGCAAGACACGATCATCGCCATCTGCGGAACACGTCAGGACCTCGACGCACCCGTCGAGCCGGTGCTCGGCCGTGCGAACTTCTTTCACATCGCGAACCTGCGCACCGGTGAAACGCAGGCGCTTCCTAATCCCTACAAGGATATGCGGGAGGGATGCGGCGTGCTGTGCGCACAGTTCCTCGCCGAACGAGGCGTTCACGCCGTGCTGACAGGCAATTGCGGCCCTCGTGCCGCACGCGCCCTGCGCGAGGCCGGGCTCTCCATCTCCTACCCCCACACGGGCAGCGTCAGAGAAGCCATGGAATCGTTCCGCTTAAAGCGGACATCCTCTCCACAAAACCCGGAAGCGCAACCCCGCATTCCCGACTGA